One window from the genome of Rhea pennata isolate bPtePen1 chromosome 16, bPtePen1.pri, whole genome shotgun sequence encodes:
- the CIMIP1 gene encoding ciliary microtubule inner protein 1: protein MAYRRTSGAPQCNFVAQDNIWKKYVGSELEAAKRWSQKWGFLTTPLEELIEDKKKEKAKPKIHLPEHLQIRPVTPMEKYIKVNPSPPVPKTTQGFIGWRSAVPELELERGFQIQSCKGSFFKDLKWPCEPSD from the exons ATGGCGTACCGACGCACCAGCGGGGCCCCACAGTGCAACTTCGTAGCGCAGGACAACATCTG gaaaaaatacgTTGGAAGTGAACTAGAAGCTGCAAAGAGATGGTCTCAGAAATGGGGATTTTTAACAACACCTCTTGAAGAG ttGATTGaagataagaagaaagaaaaagctaagcCTAAGATACATCTTCCAGAACATCTGCAGATTCGACCTGTGACACccatggaaaaatatattaag GTGAATCCATCTCCTCCAGTACCTAAAACGACCCAGGGGTTTATTGGTTGGAGATCAGCTGTTCCTGAATTGGAACTTGAACGTGGCTTTCAAATCCAAAGCTGCAAAGGTAGCTTTTTCAAGGATCTGAAGTGGCCATGTGAGCCCTCTGATTGA